tcCCTGCGGCCTCTCTCTGGGTCtgaatctctccctctgcctccccccgTGCATTTACAGGCTGCCAGAGAGCTCAGGCAAGgccactgtgcatgtgtgtgagggtacgtgtgtgtgtgcatgtgaaggGGGGGTTCGGGGGGGTGGGGCGAGAGAACTGGCCCATATGAACAGAGAATATTAAATATAGATGGTGGGGcataaaaaatggaaagacagaaatgtcattACAAGGAAGCCTTTTATTTGATTCGTTCCAGTTTTCCTCTGTGAATAAAAATGGctaaaacagagaaagtgaCAAAATAAGCCACATTTTCATCAGGAACATGTgctctttttatatatatgctCATACAAGTACAATCTGATACGGCCTTTAGTGATATCATGGATATGGACATACTAAATGGGTGATGGTTGAGTTGATGGTTGCAGAGTCTCTTGGGATATTATGGCACTTTACAGCAGCATTTGTCGCTCTGCtggtttaaatttaaatattcagCGTGTCTCTAGAGACATGCAGATTTACGTTGACACCTGTGAGGGCAAAGGTGCTCTTGGATCAACAACTTGTCATACTGAAGAGGAAATAACTAGTTCTGAGGTTTATTGACACTGAACACGCTGGGGCTGATGACTTGTGAGAGGTGTTAAATAATATCTCAATCTGGCCATCTTTCAATAATcttgaataaaatgtaattttttttttaagtggtgAAATAAAACGCCGTGTAGCTCCCTTACTTCAAGCTACTgacatgtgttcacaaagaaaTCTAACAACCACAGGATCTGTTTGTTGCCTGAGGCGACGTGTTGTGCAGACTAATCATAGCTCAGTTTATTGTCtttgaaatgcagagaaatctACATTTAAGAGGGCAAAATAAGCTTTTGGCGTCCCATTGCAGATCTTGACAAAGCTGGTTTACTTGTGAGATGGGTTCGCTCTGAGGGATGAATTTACATAAGCTTAGAACATGGAGGGGACCCTGCAGAAACACTGCTTTAATTTGTCTTCCCTGCATCAACCTCTCATctgtaaacacagcttgttttcaagaggagagaagggaacCTCTGTCAGTTAGTGCAGCATGTGCAGACATGAATACGGTTTAAATATAGTATACATGGATAGAGAAGTACATCAATATTTGTGAATGTGGACGGTGAGCTGGACCTGATCAATAAAGTATATACCATCAACCGGAAATATTATGCTTAAAGGCACAGAGGCGATGAATGCATACAGACTCTTCAGCTTGTTCTCCACAACCACAAACTCAGGACCTCTGTTACAGTGTTAAAGTAAGCTTGTTAGAGACACAGCAATCACACCACTacagcagggggaggaggagagctgctggACAGGGAGATTTTCTCTGGCTGGGTCTGGAGTGGATTAGAAGGACACAGAATTTCGGGGAAATTTGTGGGTTCAAGTCCAAACCACCTTTGTTTTAATGGTCCAAACTCTGCATGGGCAGTTGGATGTAGAAATCGAGGAATGTGTCTATATGAGTAATTGTCTATGCATGAGTCTGTAACAAAATCCCATCCACCGCCCTACTAGCAGCCACCATAAAGTGCTGTTACACTACTGAACAATTCCAGAGACGTTCTTCAGGCTGTGCTGAGTTGCTGACACTTAATAGCATCACAGCACATCCGACCTAGCACTAAAAAGCCCTGCTGTGGGCTAATGTGTGATGGTAGAGAGTATCACATTTTATCACAACTTGCTCAATTAGTACACATTTAAGTGCATTTCATGTATCTGAACTGATGTGAATGATTTATGGTCATGCTAGTGGGTGACTTTGATGGATGTGTTGGTCGGTCGAGACTGAAATGCCTCAATTATCATCAGATGTATTatcatgacattttgtacagatatttaTAGACCCTTCAGGATTAATCCTACTGACGTTGGCAATCCCCTGATTTTTCCAatggcgccaccatgaggttgacattaatggttttgagtgaaatgtctcaaaaactATTTTAACTCGACTTCCATTCAAAACTTTGGTACAGTATACTCATGACATTCCTGTCTGTCGTGGTTCAGGAGTCTGTTtagtctgtttcctgttttattttgaaagttcacTCTCCtcacatgtcatgttttgttcttcttcctgCCACATCACTTTTGTTCCTATCGTTCTCACATTATCAACCTCAGCTGTGGTGTTTAGTGTAATTAGCAAGTGTTTGTATGCTAACAGACTGAACTGCGATGATAAACCagtgaacattatacctgctaataATCAGCACGTTAGAACTGCCACATGTGAGCATGTTACCATGCTGgtgttagcgtttagctcaaagtacagcctcacacagccactggcatggctgtagacttcGTCTCGTTGAACGAGATGATACAAGAATCCATCAGAGTGAAGGTAAAGACTGCACAGCACATTCTgaacatacaaaaacataataacCAGTTCCTGTTACAGGCCATACTGACGCTCTATTCAGGCTCCATGCAACCAAGCTAATGATGAGGAACCGAGGCAGCTGTTGTCATACAATTTTTAATGTATTGATTCGTGCAGGCTGCTCTGAACCACATTACTTGAAACTGACCATGAAGTTGCACTACGCACGAGACTGATTAAATAGATGAACAAAGTGCATGATTAAATCAGTGTTCCTCAACATGAATAATTTACCCACACTACAACATTACTGTGTCTCGCAAAAGGATGTGCTGCAATGCTATGTGTTTAACACCGCAAGCAGTGTCATACGAGTTACCAATTTAACATGCTCAAGGACTGCCCATGTACAGCTGGCCAATGATTGGTAAAAACCTGAATTTCTATTGGTGTGTACATGCAAGGTGGATATAAAGACATGCAGAGTCACCCACTAAGAACACCACTGATGctgcagaaagcaaataaaaacatgacgCAGCCAGACAGTTGCTCAGTACCTCTTTCATTATCGACTTAAAGGAGATGATCTGATCATCCAAAAGAGTGTTTACATATGGTTCACTGTACAGTCAGCACACCTCGAGATCAGAGCTCAATACGTTTGCTATGTACCACATCTCAAAATGAAACATAAGTGATTGAATTTTGTGACAGAAATAGCTATTTAGGCTATTCTACACAAACCCTTTATTCATTGATTCTAGAGCTGAACTGTCCAACATGTTGAATGAGTTCCCCTGTGGAAAGGCAAAAACACTCACCCATGTCCAGAGCTGCTATAATAAGCTTTAACAGTGCAGCGGCTGTGTGCATGCCAAAGAGACAGACTTTCTTAATCCCACTCGAGTTATAACATTCGCTACTTTCTACGGGCAGGTTGCTTTAGTGCCAGAAATAGACATAAGAGATAGACCTGGCAACTGGAGAAACATTGCTGTGCTTCTTGTCTAGCATTTAAGAATAGGTGAGAAATAGCTGAATTACAAATAGCTGTGGGAGTTAGAAAGAAGCATGAAGCTCTATTTCTTGAAAAAGAAGTACAGATACAGATCTATAGGTTTCTTTACATTATAATCATGAACAGAACGGCTTACGTTTTAATCCAAAGCCACTTCCTGGCTTCATCAGGCTCAACAGACAAGATAACTGTTCAACTCACTATGAGTATTTTTCTGGAATGTGGACATACATAGCGATAAGGGCAAAACTTTCAATGCGTTTTGGTTAGTGTGGCCAAAGGACGTCTTTGTAAAGAGTTAAACCACCAACATCAAAAAGGTAACTAATTACAGTTTGGTTGAGCTAATTCAGTAACTGGGTGAATCACAGTATATCCACACTAATCCTGggtaaagaaaaacatctacagccatgctatTGGCTCTGTGAGGTGACACAAAGCACTGCTGAagcatgctaaatgctaacatccacatgctaacatgcagacAATGCCAAAGCTAACATGCCGATATTTAAGAGGTAATGATTGCCATGTTTATCATCTcaggttagcatgttagcatgcttacattgGCTAATTAGCATGATCCTACACGCAAATTAcacctgaggctgatgggaatgtcattagttttgcaggtatttggtcataaaccaaagtactggacaaatgataattttgacctgatgatggtgctgaaGCAAAAATTTATGGATCATAAGTTATAACAATTtatcctctcctcatctctgctttccccgccccatcttctcgctctgccaatagaaggagaaccaggaagaggaactttagataaggtgggggtgtggccagctagagtctctctttgggaccatgcggcctgttcaggtgagtttgggttgtaagatacagagttggcttgttttttgatctttttggttgttttcctgttttgtttgcttcttgaaggaaatgttagggtttgttttcctgctttgtttgctttttgaaggaaatggtagggtttgttgcttcttgaaggaaatgttagaagaggctgttaaatctagtccGTGGTTTAGGCCTCaaccttcagcaccctctaaattttccaccccttacccgaacaagggtctgtatccaatccctactttcatcttttgactctacctttttattttctaccccctacccgaaccagggtttgtattcccaccccgcttttttggtgcagttggtgagaggcaggtgtagatgatggtagtgtggcaatcggcagttacatgtggcatctaggcctgtggtagcattgtagcagctaacaatagctaaagcggtgagagtatgatagtatcttagcagttagtattggtagctagcagttaacattaacagtataggtgaatctacctttaatgtcttcttctgttcctcttagcaggtagcggttagcgcttaacattagctaaatggtagcatcggaactgtattgtcttcttctgttcttcttagcggttagcattagcattagttaaatggtagcatcggtactggccactacctggagcatctctgggtcagttgaacgtggcggtgctgtttggattgtgtaggagcagtgtgaactggcactagggggggtgactctgggacgccggagttcactgcctaacctcctggaggtgtagtgggactaagtaggcgaaacactgttgaagggaggtttccacctgatgacccccagagatgtgttaggaatcactgctctttggcaggtatagaggcagattagagctccaaggttcttcactgagaatgaatcctctttttgagcacaagtatcttgtgtttaaattaaccctGAGGGGGAAATTAATGTCTGCACAGAATTTCATCACAATCCACCTGATATTTCTGTGATATCTGTGCAAAACCTCATTCCACCATCTCCGCAATATTTCAAAACTCTgtcccactctctccctcccagcagcagaacaactgGTCCATGCATTCATCTCCACAAGGCTGGACTACTGTAACGGGCTCTTCATCGGGATACCTGGCAAAACCATCCAGTAGCTGCAGTACATCCAAAACAGCGCTGCCAGGGTCCTGATGAGAGCCCGTAAATACGAGCACATCACCCCCATCCTTAAAtcactgcactggctccctgtttcaTCCCGGCTCAATTATAAAATCTTGCTACTCACCTATAAATGCATCCATGGACTTGCACCCACTTACCTCCAAGAACTCCTGACCCTACAGTCCACCACCCGCACTCTCAGATCCACTTACACCCTGCTCCTCCAAGTCCCCAGCACCAGGCTCTCCACCATGGGAGACCGAGCCTTTTGCTCGGCCGCACCACGCCTCTGGAACAGCCTCCCAACCCAGCTGAGGGCTATTCAGAGCCTagactcttttaaatcaggcctgaaaacttttttattcagaaaggcctatgaatgttgattatgatctgattttaacctgtttattgtttttattgagcactgctttaactttttttttctttttttgtctaactttttaactttgtagcactttgagatcGTGCCGATGAAAAGTGCactagaaattaaatgtattattattattatttgatggtacatttcagtctggaccagagaGGAGGACCACCTGATTGACAGACCAGCGTTGCAATCTATAAAGCCTTCTGaggacattttatagacttacactcatttcctggagacttaccctcaCCATAACCACTATGTGTGTTACGCTAACCCGTGACCCAtgtcttcaccctaaaatttaatgatgaggacttgcattttgtcctcCTAAGGAAGGCGTGTGGGTGTGTAttcagatttatgtccccacaacttGAGCAATAAGCAtccacatgcataaacacacacacaaattcaattCAGAAACCTCTATCATCCTTAATGTGCGCCATCTATCTCAGCTATCACTGCACACCAGATAGACAAATTATGGCCTTGATCATAAATACAGCGGATGTGAAGCCGAGCGGTCCGGCGGGGGAACAGAGGCCTGGGAGACAGCTGTGCAGCTTCTGCTGACACATCTTTAAAAATTCATGGCCCAGAAAACAGGCCATGCAGACACGGCGGTGGCGAGCAGAGggcttctctgctgcctttcCCCGGGAGCAGAAATATTCATAACCGCTAAACAAACGATATGGGCAGCAAAATTCCTGCGCACCCACACTGAGGGGAAAGCACAGGAAAGGTATGTAAAGCCTGGAAAAATTGATTTCACATGAAACAAGTACTGCACATATTGAGGAGATTTTTGAACATGAGAAAGGGTTGTTCACATCAGATGACTTGAATGAGCAGAGGGGGTGACGGTCGGGGTGGAGCAAACAGCAAAgcctccatttttttctcttcatctttttgtaACAAACTCAGTCAATCAAGGCAAACAAATCACATTTACATCAGTTATTCAAAATAACAAAGCTTGGCATAAcatcaaatatataaatatggaGGAAAGCTGAGCCTTCTGAACCGATATTGATAAAAAATGAGTCAAACAGTCTTTGCAGTGAATCACAGTATGCTGTAAGTTAAAACATACTTAATTTTAATTGTTCGGCATTTAATTAAAGCTCCCACGACACAGGGTGCTACAGACAGTGTTACAGACCCCGAGGGAGGCACTTACCATAGCCAATAGCGCTGACTGAGCGTTGACTGCTAGgtgcatggctaactgagcttACTAGCGAACGTAAGCAGCATTTGGCGATCACTTTAGCAACACCTGTCCATCAGGAAACTCCATAAATCCCAGAGAGTTGAGGCAGAACAGCTGAGCGACATCAGAGgggaaaccagaaaatatttccTTCATTACATATGATCCAGTTTCGCCCAAATCAGTGAGTTATAGTTGTGTGTTCGTATTGTAATCAGTGAGGCCTGGCCCCCAGAAACACTAGCTAATTGCTAGCTATTAAGAGAAAGCGTTTCGTTGGATGCAAAATGAGAATACACCcgagagtgattttttttagcacTTTCCTGGAAATGACAATCTctaaaatactaaaatattAAGAATACCTACAAAACAACTTCTTTGTCATTGTTGGGCCAGATAACAGCATATAGGTGTCACATAGCAAGACAAATGTGATAAAAACACTACATTTTGTCTTTATGGGAACTTTAATGCCACTATGTGTGGAATTTGAAAATTCACCACTTTGGCGCCCCCAGTGGTAGaattaaaaaagacaacaatatATATGACTGCCCCCTCGTCCTTCCTCTACCAGCTCAGCACAAGTAGATGGGCTAAAAGCAACACATACACTGCACTAATATTCACCGGGattacagtatatatatatatttttttactaACAAAAACCCTTataataatgagaataaatTGAAAGAtgctataaacacaaacaattcaacacacagtggctttaaacttgttttttccTGCCTAAACGCTCAGTAGTTTAACcagattaaaacaaatgacaaaaagtaTTTGAAATTACTATTTGACTCACTTTCTATTGAGTTTGTGTGCAGCATGTCCTCACACTCTGTGGGTGAAGACATGTCAGAAAAACTTCTCGTCTCTACATCTGAGACTTGCTGCTGTGTCAAACCTGCACTGAGACATCAGCATGAACAACTTGCCGTTGTCACACCATCACCGTGAGGTGAAAGAAGGCTGCAGAACAGTTTGACACAGACACAGCGGCTGGTTTTCACCGTCTTGCTTAAGGACGCTGTAGCCAATCGAACGGCTGCTACGGGTCACCCTGCAGCCACACATCCTTTATTTTGTTGAATGTGACCAGTTGTCAggaacaggaaagaaaatgcTGCCACACTGCCATTAAGTATGTGCCATGCTCTGGTTTGTTCTGTTCCACTGCTTCTTCCCTCATGTTAACACCGGCAGCTTCAAGGAAATAGATTGATATACTGGGAAATGCAGTTAGATCATTGATGTCAGACTCACAGCTGTACGCTAAacatgaaacaacagaaaaaaagccacttagcttagcttagcatcatgACCTCAGCCGCTGTAAATACGCCTGgtgaaagcaaataagtgcatttcccaaaacatcAAACTGCTCTCGTACGTGTTATTAATATGTGATAAAACATCGGAAACACAAGCATGAGTATGAAACTGTAAACCACATCTCGGCGTGGTCAACCACTGGATATGAAGCTCTGACTggaatgtaaaaaaataagacGCTGCCCTCATTGGCGACAGTGATGATATTGCTCTTACATGTTCTTCCTCGCAAGATCAATGACAGCAACTCTTAAAAATGTATGACGTCACTTGTTCTGAGCCAGCGTTGTACATGTCGACTCACTGTTGCACTAAGCTGTGCAGGTTGTAGCAGGAAGAGCACAGTGCCAAAGATTCAGATGGTTTCTGTCAGCATCAGATGAAGTTTATTTGGACCTGCTGGGCTCAATGAAGTCCACATGTAGCTTCTACAAAAGTATACTTATTAAGAAGGATAGGAGATAGGAGAAGCTAACTGGGCATTATGCTCACCGACCAATATTTACATGACAGATTCATCTCCCTTTTGATAAGAAAGCTCAGCTTcgtagtgtttttttttgtctttcaccaCTCAGGATGGAATCAGGGCATGAATCAGAACATAATGGAAATAGATACAAATCTGTGTACCAAAACCACATACACATTAAAAATCGTCATGCTTACTTACAATTCGTCACatctcattcattcacaatactgggcaggagagaaagaaataaaaaggtgcaaataagaaacAGCACAATAAGTAAAACAAATTGGCCAAAGTGTTCATCAAGTTCTTCCCGAGTCACTTGTGCATTTAGATTGgaaatgatttgattttgtcTGACTTCTTGTCCAACATGTAGCTCTCTTTAAAGCTGTGGTACGCACTTCACTTTAGACATCATCGGAAAGAAAACTAGgctcctgcacctcctcttggctgttttcaggctttagaGAATCTAGCCCGTTAACCCGTCTAGCGTTAGCTGGTCTACAAATGCAGATGAGCGTGCACGTCTCTTCAGATGGTGAAAGCCTAGCCTCACACAGCCAGACCTGTCTAGTCTGAAACGTTTGCCAACACGTCCTGGCTCCACGTGGAGCTCCGGGCTTGTTATTTTCAGGCGCGGCTCGCAGTGAGCGCTGGCGGAGTGATacgaggcagcagagagagaggcggaAGGTTTTGCGTTGTGCATGTTCCACTGTTGCCTGCTGCGGCCTTAATGACATGATGTCGGGGGTCACTATCACATGTTGTGCATCCGATCAcaagaaaatcaaacacatttaaGAGCACGATCAGCATTAGAAATATCCCTTGTTTGAACGACCTTTTTGCCTTAATATATCTCGAAGGCACTGCAGCGCAACAGACAAGACAGCGGGTAAATGCATGAAGCACTAGCCTATCCACATGCTCTGTACCTTTAGTCCGAGGAGTATTTCGAAGGATTGTGGTGCACTCCATGCAGAGTCATCTTTTGATTGTGGTACTGACAATATGGCACGGTGACATTTATCACTTTTAAATAACATCTCAAAGAAAAGACTTCAAATCAAGTACAAACACCTCGTCGTGCCTGTCGCGTCGGCTTCCACGTGAGCGAGTTACTTTTCCCTTGTGCAcgaaaaaagtaaaaaaaattaaataagatCACAATTCAAAAAAGGAGCACAGGACAGAGGCTCAGTTCTCCCTGTGCTCCGATTCCAAATGATAACAATAGATGCTGGAGTCAATCGCAATTCACCCTCCGAGGTGTCCTGCCTCTAAAGAAAGTCACCCATTAAAATGCCACTTCGTGACACGGAGTCCTCgagtctttttctgtcactaCGTCTCTTTATATCAGTGTCTCGCCATTTTAGAGCACAAAGACGAGTGCGAGAGTGAGAATCAAAGAGACTGCTGTTCCCTTGGCTTGGCACTTGGCGAGTATAGCACAGCTACTAAGAGATGACTTAGTAACTGCCTCTCTAAAGAAGCAGGCCAGgctgttttttccccctatCGTGCCTGCTTGTGAGTGAATCCTAACAAATGAGCGGTCAGTGATAATGTTCGAGGTGAGGTACctatgtgtttttctttttttttgcaacaaaTGCCTACTCTGATTATATATGTCGATGTCAGCTGCTCCCTTCTCTCAATCTCCACTGAtgaacctaaaaaaaaaaaaatcacattaaatcccaaaaatcacatttggcaaacaaaaacaatacgTGGACACCGGTGCTCGCTTTCCCTTTTCAGCGAAGGGTTGAAATGCAACTTGGCTAAACATTCTAGGGCAAATTGTACTTAAGACTCGCATTTCTAATGGCTCCTGCTTTGAATTAAAGCTCTATTTGGCACCAGAGAATGCCAATCAAGCGCCTggttgaagaaaagcagagaaaaatccTTTCATACACGTCCCAGCCAGCTTTCACGCTTGCTCCCCCCTGCCAGTCTTGCTCCTTTCTGCATTAAATTTAGGTCCCATTCAAGCTATTAGGTACCAGGACACCATTATGTCTCCCTTGTTCCTCTCTTTTCGCCAGTctttcagtgcattttattATTCCCCCTGGTCCTCCgctccttctgtttctgtttaacaAAGACCCAGAGGGGGGTTTGGTCCAGCTGTCCCATATGTCAGTCAGATACAGtagccagcacacacacacacacaaaaaaccccATCCCCCACCCATCCGACCCCGCACACTTTCACTGTCATTAGTCCCAGCCGAGGCTTtccataaacaaacacatccatgcacacgcacacgttTCAGAAAGCGAGGAGATATGGCGAGTTTTGGGAAtgtatgaatattttacattgcgtgtggctgcatgtgtcaGCGTGCATCCTGTCCCCGATGCTGCTGGTCTGGGTGGAGGACATTCTCGTGGTAATTACGGATTAGCTGCGGGGGACAGCAGGAGTGTGTATGGACACAGATGCAGTGCCGAGGTACCTCAGAGGAAATACGTGCACCCGTTTTTGTCACGCCGACAACTTCCTGTCGCTTCACAAGCCCAACGTTTTCATCAGCTCCCTGTAGCCCGCTGAACTTCAGCTGGCCGCGATCACATCAGCTCTAACTCCCTCCTTCCTCAGGGGGGCAGCGTCCCACTCTCATGCGCAGCGTGCCGCTTTTGTGCAGGTGCCAAAGCTGGACGAACTCCTCAGGCATGGCGTGGAACCATTTATAGGGCAGGATGTTGTCGTAGTAATGGTGGCTGACCGGCCGCTCGTCCAGGCCGACGGAAAACGGCCAGAAGCCGTAGGCCGTCACTTCCTCGCACAGCCCCAAAGCCAAGCTGACCAGGAAGAGCCCCGTGGAGAGGCGCTTGGCGTGCACGTTGCGGCCTTTCCAGAATTTTGCCACCGTGAGCAGGAATTCGGGGTTGGCAAAGAGCATGGTGAGGTTGGAGGAGGTGTCTGCCAGGGCGTAGTACGCCCGCAGTGATGGGTCGGTGCCAGGCTTCATGGAGAAGGCTGGCATGTAGACGTAACTGGAGCCATAGACCTTCATACTCTCCACAAAAGCTTTTCTGGACCACAGAAGGTTCTGAAATCTGAGAGACAAGAGTGATAAATGTTGAAACGTTGCATGTCATACTCTCACATTTCCTGTCAAACTGTCCACTAAAGGCATAAATGCaccaaaaaacatttcacttccCAGAGTTTACAGTGTCTGCCTCGGTGCTGGGTGCGATCCTGTCGGCACAGAGAGCAAATGAAAGCATCTCGCTGCATGCACCAAACCAGCTCCTCGAAAACTGCAAAGCTAACTGTCCTCCACTGTCCTCCACTGTCAGGTGGATCAGGTCCAAGCTCTTTGACCCCATTTACAActgcaaataaaatgtgatgtttatCCAGACATGTCATCTGGATGCGGGAAAACACGTTAAGGCAAGCTGTAAACGCCTCGTGATTGatacagatttttgtttttaagctaaaagaagaaataaaggtTGTTCAAATTTGGAGAGCAGACATTCCTCTAATTACTGATTACACCACCAAAACATGTGTGATTCAACAGAACTATGTGAAAAATGACAGCTGGTTGGAAATGAAGGATACACTTTAAGAAATAACTGTAAtaatctgtgcagctgatctgctgttaacaaggcGCGTCGTTTACACAGCAGCGCACcaggacaaactgacacacGCTGACTTTGCAGCGAGTCTGGGGCTGATTCGCCACCAACTCAAATTCATCACATGCAGAGAGATCTGACCTCAATAAGGACAATGAGACGCAATAAAAAGACCAGGCgtaaacacaaaggcaagatCGGATTGTTCATTTTACATATAACATATAATGCTCCAGGTGTAAATGGGATCTTAGACTCTACACGTCTCTTATTTGCTTGATTTAATTCATCTTATAGCACTTTTATATTCCCTTGTGTTTCTTTTGCATCAATCCCTTTTTTGAGCACTTTGAATCATCTTGCTGCGACACAAGCGCACATTTTTTACTCACACCTTTGTGTGTAAGCTCGGCTTTTAAGCGCAATACAAAGACTTAATTACTGTTTCTTAAAAATCAATACGTCACAGTGCAGCATTCCCTCACCGCATCACCTCGGCGATTCCACAACATAACCCATTAGCTGTTTTTGCGCCATCAATCTCTCTGCACAAggcatatttcatgtttgagaCCAGAATCGATGGATGCAATAGGATACTGATGTTTAAAATCGCAGCTGGTTACCTTTTCTCTATGATGCTGGGGTTGGCCGTGACCAGGTGCGTTCTGGTTCCAACATCCTCCACGTATTCCTTCGAAAGCGGTGGAAGGTTACACCTAAACGAGCAAAACACACATtgtgtatttcacattttcacatacgCTCCATGTACATGTGTTTATATAAGCTCTTCAAGCCCTTACAGTATAAACACATATTATATGAGTCTCAAGTCTCAAAAAAAGTTATATCGCTAACTCACACTGACAGTGACGCTACCATGccaaatttaatttcatgtgCCGGACAATCTGTTTACCAGAGTAAATCACGATAACGATTCATGACGTTGTGGAATAACGAC
This region of Chelmon rostratus isolate fCheRos1 chromosome 22, fCheRos1.pri, whole genome shotgun sequence genomic DNA includes:
- the st8sia1 gene encoding alpha-N-acetylneuraminide alpha-2,8-sialyltransferase, translating into MMVRCYRGKLSAWAALCVLVLCWFYVFPFYRLPRDKDIVEEVLRQGPVWQRNQTGIDLYRKLLTECCDPQRMFAVTKENSPMGKVLWYDGEFYHSHTVNNETYSLFVQDNPLQLPLKKCAVVGNGGILRHSKCGGDIDQADFIMRCNLPPLSKEYVEDVGTRTHLVTANPSIIEKRFQNLLWSRKAFVESMKVYGSSYVYMPAFSMKPGTDPSLRAYYALADTSSNLTMLFANPEFLLTVAKFWKGRNVHAKRLSTGLFLVSLALGLCEEVTAYGFWPFSVGLDERPVSHHYYDNILPYKWFHAMPEEFVQLWHLHKSGTLRMRVGRCPPEEGGS